One Arachis hypogaea cultivar Tifrunner chromosome 2, arahy.Tifrunner.gnm2.J5K5, whole genome shotgun sequence genomic window, GCAAGCAAACAATTATTGAAGGATATAATGCATGACACAGATATGTAAATCTGGCACCTTGCAAGCTCTAAATAAAATGGCTATTTCTTGCCATTGCAACTATGAAACTCCAGAACAATAAACAatgtaaataataattaattaacctaTAGAGAAAGTGAATGAAGAAACTTCTTCGTACCAAGCTTCATCAGTCACCAAACCCAACAGCAACATAGGTTAAAAATTAACCGAGCCAGTTAATACCccctttcttcaatttcaaaacAGCGACCTCATGGTGTAACCTTTGGGACAACACCCTGACCTTCTTGCACGACACAAAGAAAAGCATTAGACATCACATGTAATCACCAATAACAACAACATATAAAACTAAAGTAGCATAGCTTCAAATAGCAAAAACACCTAACGAAAACAACCCAAAGCATATGAAAGCAAGGCAGCAAAACAAATCCCCTTGCATAATTTAATGTCATCATTCAATTTAACTATTTAAGACATATAAGACATAATTAACATTTAAACtgttttgaaatataatttaccAAGATATAATCATTCTATGGTATGTATATAGATTTAGAATACATGTTTAATGCATTTGTCAACTATGATGAATAGGTATGATATGGAGTTTAACCCACTAAACAATGATCCTTTCAAAGttctcccaaaaaaaaaaaatagaaaacagaccAAATTTTACAAAGGGTTCAATTCCTAAACCAACTGTTGTCGCTTGACCTGATCCCTATACATGAGAAAGCTATAATTAGATTCACAAAAAAAGTTTACTTGGAACGTGAAGGAATTATGATATTAACATCAATTACAAATaacacctcatttggagctcctAAATACTCAGCATAGTTTCCAATCTCTGATGCACATCCTAAATCTCCAACCTAATAAATAAAGATTATATTAGTCACCAAAATGACTACTAAGAGTCAACCTGTTAAGAAAAACTATTTTATAGCCAGTATTGAAGCAAATCCATAGAATTTGCAAATTATAGTATTAGCATATATAACACTTGCAACACAGTAATGCACCCTtaaaatagaagataaaaattaaagtaatattatGTGCTATAGTATAATAGACtaataaatcttaatatttttagGACATAGTAAGTGATTCATAATTCTTAATAGCTATGGTCATATACTTCGATAAGCTACATTTCCATACTAATAAATCAATATAGCAATGATTTCAAAAGGGAACAGGAAAATATCACATTTTGTAAACTTggaaagaggaagggaattcaaatGTCAAACCTGGCTGTTTTCATCTTGTCAATGATCCCTTTGTAAAGCCTTCACTATCTCATTAAGTGTCTCAGCAGGCTTACAGTGTAATAGCAGCCCTGTCTCTATTTCATCAGCATGATCTTTCTTCAAAGCACTAATTGCAACATCCAGCCAATTGATTCTTTCGGTCAAAGCACTGCAACATATTTCAGGCCATTTCTCATGCTCAGCGCAGGCCAATTCATTTTGAAGGGGACGATAGATCCTTTTCAACTTCCTTGATTTCGGTATCTGCCTTAGTGATCAAAATCCTTAAAACCTGAACACAGTACTCCTCATTCAAGGCATCTTTCTCTATCACATCTACAAATTCAATAAAGATATAAAGTAAATCAATACAGTAATAGTGATGCAAACAAAGAAGATTGGATAAATGCAGGATAAAGTAAAATTGAAAGAATACCAGGGTCACAGCCAAAGAAGAAGCCATATGGCCACTCAGGATGATCAAGCAATTATCTTTGCAGAAaactgaaaaaataaattatgtacaAAAGCAAAAACATCATTCAAAAGGAAGCAAAGAGAAAGGGGCAAATTTCATGCAACCCAGTAAATTTAACTGTACATAGCATCATTGAGCATACAGAAATTAATTACAGAGAGATGATAATGAGAGAAAACAAGAAACCTTGGTCGTATGAAGAACCCCAGAGATCCCAAGCCATGAATTGAAGCTATATCCTGAAACGAAAGCACAAAATGGTGACAAAAAACATCAAAGGTGAGAACAGCAAAAACCCTACAGCAAGTTACAATAAGAAGATCacttccaacaacaacaacaacaacagcaataaACTTCAATTTCGATTGAGAAGAGGAATTACTGCGCACCACCTTGGATATCGGCAGCTAATTAAATGTGACATAAAGAACGATCGTCACATCAAACTATCATGTCAACCCGTTACCCTATTAACCCAACGCTTCAGTCCAGGAACATAAGTTCTTTCATCTCTGCTCTGTGCTTTGTTCGTTGCTATGAACAGCAAAACATGAAGTTTAATAAGAACATAAATACTCAGTTTAATAAGAATACATGTACATATTAGCAAGATGTGCCAAAAATGAAAGCTATCCGTTCAGGGGAAAATAAGGCTACAGTTGgtgagaggaagaggaagaggaggattgGACATTGGTGATGAGCTCCTTATGGGGCTCTTTTATCTCCTGAGTGGCAGTGTTGACGATGAACCTTGCGGGTTTTTTGGCGAGCTTCTGCTCCTTCCACTGCTGCCCAGTGGAGGCAAAGAAAGGATTCATCTGCTTCTTCATGCTTCTGATTGGAAACTGAACAGCACCCCATCTGTCGCCACCAGCTACGCTGCCGTCATCAGCTGCAAAAACCTTTCCTTCTAAAATCAAATTTGGGGAATTGCTATACGCCTGCACCAACATCTTCTTTCAATCTGCTAGCTAAAACACCCCTCTCTTTATTACCTGGATAAAAGGTACCTCAAAATTTAGGGAGAAAATTACTgctgcttttcttcttcttcatggacCGGTGGCAGAAAAGAGTGGGTGTTGAACTACCAGGTATTTAATTAGGTGTTGAAATTTCCATCCATGACCAGGACGTGGTAAGACTTCGGGGGCTTCTATCTTTCATAGTTTTATCACGTTTGATGACTTTTTAACACCAATAGAGAAAAGTAAacaaaattttctttcaaaaggATAATGTGACACGTGGAACTTGAAACCGGAAATTAGGATATTAACTTAGGATAACAAACATAAAATCTAGGAATGGAATATTCAACCACGCCTTGCTACCACATAGATTAATAGTTAACCTAATATTTATTTGCATCcattttcatttactttcttttttGCATAGCAATCTTCAAAACTTTTATCCAAAACTAGTAgaacaaatatttttttgtttttgatcatttatttaaaagacaaaatatatttttataatttaaaattttttaattaatctttagaAAAAAAGACAGATAAGtccctaattttttaattttttgacaaATATATTCCTggcaaaatttaaatacaaaaaagttccTGACTTTAACAAACGGGGGACAATTTAATTCTTCCGTCTATTTGCTTCTCATACACCAAACAAAACTAGCTGACGTAGATAAAACAGTGTCCAGATGTCTGTTACGGTGCCACGCTAGAAggggaataaagttcgaaggacaaataggtcattgagaatttagttcattatgcttatattatgcttctattatgagaatttcatttataaaattatgcttgtattttgaaatctagttaacttgttGTATTCTGCAATTTagattatttgtattaaaattacaGAAATTGGGCTTGTTgtgtttctacttttttttttcttaaattgcattTGTTCAGTTTTCTCACATTAATTAGCATTAGTTAGaattaatgtatttgtgtattatattagaatttgttaaattacattagttcagttttcatcatacttatgcatcaagttagcattagttcaCTTGTGCATCAAtcatgtattaagttagcattagtacatttgtgtattatattataactaatatttttatccgtaataacattacgagaataatttttttttaaattatagttcactttgttctgacagtataaattatgcatgacacaaaagatttataaaattaaacttcttttacaaaaaagtcgtaaattgacaaaagtctctggctaagaagaccaagatatctatagataaaaaaattaaataataagatttttagttattatttttatatgaaaagtctaattttttattaataattaattttaacattcgttatctaaaatttaaaataatttaacgtgtatacttttatatttaaaatagtttaattgtaaaaaaatatcggatgacatattttgatttgtcaaattactaatataaaatataaattatatatagagtaaaaatagtagagagaaatagaaaaatggagagaggtagatgagataatttaggaagggagtttattaattttgaaaaaaaaatattttctctcaattttaataagagtgtTATGTGATACATTTGactattaaattagatagtaatatatgatacatgatataggtatatttcaattagatagtaatatatgatacatatagaagcataatgaactaaattctcaaggacctatttgtttTTCGAACTTTATcacgtcaaggacttatttgtcctttgAATTTTATTCTCCTTCCagcgtggcaccgtaacggacacctggacaCTGTTTCATCCACGTCAGCCAGTTCTgtttggtgtatgagaggcaaatagacagAAGGATTAAATTGTCCTCCCTTTGTTAAAGTCaaaaacttttttgtatttaaattttgtcagagatgtatttgtcaaaaatttaaagaatcagagacgtatttatcttttttttaaatctctAATTATCCTGTTAATTAGTCTAAGTAATCTTTAATTAATATTGAACTAAACGCCTCCTGTTATTAGACTATGCAGGGCAGCAGGCTGCTATTTACAATTAATTGGAACGTTTGGAGTTTGGACCAATTATTTAAATGGTTAAAAatcgattaagaaaaaaattttactcAAATGAATATATCAGGCTTGTGCTGTAAATCTGAAGCCCAAATGAGACCCTTTTCACAATGGCCCAATAATCGTTGCGGCCCATTGAGCCTCACAAATAAAAAGTACACAAAACGCATAAACCCTAATTCCCATTGTTCTCACATTTCTTGTGGTGCACCTAACAAAGTTACAATGGGACGTGTGATCCGTGCTCAGCGTAAGGGTGCAGGCTCCGTCTTCAAGTCCCACACACACCACCGCAAGGGTGCCGCCAGGTTCCGCAGCCTCGACTTCGGCGAACGAAACGGTTACCTCAAAGGCGTCGTCACTGACGTCATCCACGACCCCGGTCGCGGTGCGCCACTCGCCAAAGTCACTTTCCGCCACCCTTTCAGGTCTCTCTCGATGTTAATTTTGTTGCACGAGTTTGAAATTTTCGATGCGATTGTCTAATTGGAATAATTTTGTTACGAAACGCGGTGCAGGTACAAGAAGCAGAATGAGCTTTTTGTTGCGGCGGAAGGAATGTACACTGGACAGTTTGTGTATTGTGGGAAGAAAGCGACGCTTGTTGTCGGTAATGTGTTGCCTTTGAAAGCTATTCCCGAAGGTGCTGTTATATGCAATGTTGAGCATCATGTTGGTGACCGTGGCGTTTTCGCGAGGGCTTCCGGGGATTATGCTATTGTTATTAGTCATAATCCTGATAACGATACCTCTAGGTACCTAACTGTTTTGTGTTGCCAAGCTTTTTTATGTTGCTCTGGTTATGCCGTTGTCGTTGCGTTGCTCTTTGATGGGGAAAATTGTATGAAATGGATACAATTTGATTATTCGTTCTTTCATATGGTCATTCACTTAGGTGATGGATGGAAAAGTAGTTATTCTTGCCGACGTGACATTAAGTGATTGTGCCTGCACATGtaaaattgaaaatcaaattctaTAAATAAACTTAAAAGTTAATACCATCCTTAGAATATATTCCTAGGCAAGTTAGTTTGGACATAGCTTTGGGGTCTTAATATGAATTTTGTCTTGTTGATTGTAATATTAGGAGATATCTTGAGTTCATGGTCTTGTGTGCAATGGTTATTGATTGG contains:
- the LOC112751796 gene encoding large ribosomal subunit protein uL2x gives rise to the protein MGRVIRAQRKGAGSVFKSHTHHRKGAARFRSLDFGERNGYLKGVVTDVIHDPGRGAPLAKVTFRHPFRYKKQNELFVAAEGMYTGQFVYCGKKATLVVGNVLPLKAIPEGAVICNVEHHVGDRGVFARASGDYAIVISHNPDNDTSRIKLPSGSKKIVPSDCRAMIGQVAGGGRTEKPLLKAGNAYHKFRVKRNCWPKVRGVAMNPVEHPHGGGNHQHIGHASTVRRDAPPGQKVGLIAARRTGRLRGQAAATAAKADKGA